In Salarias fasciatus chromosome 20, fSalaFa1.1, whole genome shotgun sequence, a single window of DNA contains:
- the LOC115407474 gene encoding zinc finger protein OZF-like translates to MFVTKKNFAQPSSDEGERWRWSLEPEEPEAPQTAEDPEESPQTAERWDKAESSQVKQEEQEAEPVLIKEEHEAVDSSPFKEEEEETQIVQIKEEHNEDRSPVKEEPEELTAPEMKGEEQQSGAGAPTPNGSGGQSEDGLSPGSRSEAGLDLDRKRHCPNVKEPGEAGSPRQAATDRHPVTCDVCGKSFRHEYKMKKHRRVHTGEKPFSCQTCGKGFGDSGTLASHSRTHTGERPYCCRTCGQSFSGSGTLTNHMKIHSGEKPYSCQTCGKSFGRSGTLTNHMKVHTGEKPYSCRACGKIFGGSGTLTNHMRIHTGERPFSCETCGKSFSRNGVLINHMRVHTGEKPFCCQTCGKIFSQSGRLTNHMRTHSGERPHRCPTCGKGFSQSGDLTKHVRTHTGERPYACQVCGKGFSQSGNLTDHLRVHTGERPYACQVCGKSFSHGSHLTVHRRTHRGEEL, encoded by the coding sequence ATGTTTGTAACAAAGAAGAACTTCGCTCAGCCCAGCAGTGATGAAGGCGAGAGATGGAGGTGGAGTCTGGAGCCAGAAGAACCAGAAGCTCCACAGACCGCAGAGGACCCAGAGGAGAGTCCACAGACCGCAGAGCGCTGGGACAAAGCTGAGTCTTCACAAGTTAAACaggaagagcaggaagcagaaccTGTTCTGATTAAAGAGGAACATGAAGCGGTAGACTCTTCTCCAttcaaagaggaagaggaggaaacccaGATTGTTCAAATCAAAGAAGAACACAATGAAGATCGTTCACCCGTGAAAGAGGAACCGGAGGAGCTCACGGCTCCAGAAATGAAGGGGGAGGAGCAGCAGTCTGGCGCCGGGGCTCCGACTCCCAACGGCTCAGGCGGTCAGAGCGAGGACGGACTATCGCCAGGGTCCAGGTCTGAGGCAGGACTGGACCTGGACAGGAAACGCCACTGCCCAAACGTCAAGGAACCCGGTGAAGCCGGAAGTCCCCGTCAGGCAGCCACAGATAGACATCCGGTAACGTGTGACGTCTGCGGAAAGTCCTTCAGGCACGAGTACAAAATGAAGAAGCACCGGCGGGtccacacaggcgagaagccgttTTCCTGCCAGACGTGCGGAAAAGGCTTCGGCGACAGCGGCACTCTGGCCAGCCACAGCCGGACCCACACGGGCGAGCGGCCGTACTGCTGCCGCACCTGTGGCCAGAGCTTCAGCGGCAGCGGCACGCTGACCAACCACATGAAAATCCACTCGGGCGAGAAGCCGTACTCCTGCCAGACCTGCGGGAAGAGCTTCGGCCGCAGCGGCACCTTGACCAACCACATGAAGGTccacacgggcgagaagccgtaCTCCTGCCGGGCGTGCGGGAAGATCTTCGGCGGCAGCGGCACTCTGACCAACCACATGCGGATCCACACCGGCGAGAGGCCCTTCTCCTGTGAGACCTGCGGGAAAAGCTTCAGCCGCAACGGCGTTCTGATCAACCACATGCGAGTGCACACGGGGGAGAAGCCGTTCTGCTGCCAGACCTGCGGGAAGATCTTCAGCCAGAGCGGCAGGCTGACCAACCACATGCGGACCcacagcggcgagcggccgcACCGCTGCCCCACCTGCGGCAAGGGCTTCAGCCAGAGCGGCGACTTGACCAAGCACGTGCGGACCCACACCGGCGAGAGGCCGTACGCCTGCCAGGTATGCGGCAAGGGCTTCAGTCAGAGCGGGAATCTAACCGACCACCTCAGAGTCCACACGGGCGAGAGGCCGTACGCCTGCCAGGTCTGTGGGAAGAGCTTCAGTCACGGGAGCCATCTGACCGTCCACCGGAGGACTCACCGCGGCGAGGAGCTGTAG